A window from Armatimonadia bacterium encodes these proteins:
- a CDS encoding TspO/MBR family protein yields MTANDLLNLVLCVGLCFLAAAIGGWVTARSVHDWYATLQKPAWNPPGSWFSPVWVVLYTLMGLSLWLVWRQGGFAAAPLALTLFAVQLILNVLWSWLFFGAHRPGLAFVEIVVLWIAILATTLTFWRVSVLAGALLIPYLLWVTFAAALNLAVERLNA; encoded by the coding sequence GTGACCGCTAACGATCTGCTCAATCTGGTGCTGTGCGTCGGTCTGTGCTTTCTTGCCGCAGCCATCGGCGGCTGGGTCACCGCCAGGTCCGTGCACGACTGGTACGCGACCCTGCAAAAGCCCGCGTGGAATCCACCCGGTTCCTGGTTCAGCCCGGTCTGGGTGGTTCTGTACACCCTCATGGGCCTGTCGCTGTGGCTGGTGTGGCGACAGGGAGGATTCGCGGCAGCACCCCTGGCCCTGACACTCTTCGCAGTGCAGTTGATCCTCAACGTGCTGTGGTCGTGGCTGTTCTTCGGGGCCCACAGGCCGGGCCTTGCCTTTGTCGAGATCGTCGTCCTCTGGATCGCCATTCTTGCCACCACCCTGACCTTCTGGCGGGTATCGGTCCTCGCCGGTGCCCTGCTGATCCCCTACCTCTTGTGGGTGACCTTCGCCGCCGCCCTGAATCTGGCCGTAGAGCGGCTGAACGCCTGA